The DNA window agaatgtagaataatataaaataaataatagttATGATGATATGTTTGGTTTGATTGATTAAAATTTGGTATAAGATGATAAATTTAGTTTTTTTCATTTTtcgataaattaattaatataaataaaataaagatataaGGATAGTAATGTgctttaaattcaaatatttaattgatttatgataaataattaattattttattgatttaggataaaaaaaaataaatacacaaaATTACAACCAAACCTATATATTTCttggagtgagtctcatgtgagaccgtctcacggattttaatatgtgagacgggtcaaccctacccatattcacaataaaaagtaatactcttagcataaaaaataatatttttccatggataacccaaataagagatacgtctcacaaatatgacccgtgagaccgtctcacacaagtttttgcctatttcTTGAGAGGATTTCAATTTTGGCGCTTATAGTGTTGACTAAAATTTGTTTTAATGATAGTTTACCATAATATaaaaaagagtgagtctcatgtaagaccgtctcacggatactaatctgtgagacgggtcaaccctacccatattcacaataaaaagtagtactcttagcataaaaaacaataatttttcatggattacccaaataagagatcagtctcacaaatacgacctgtgagaccgtctcacacaagtttttgcctataaaAAAAAACCATAAAGAAAGAATAAAACCTTTCAATTATAATATATTAGATATGAATATGTTTCTTgttagacgatctcacgaatctttatatgtgagacgaatcaactctaccaatattcacaataaaaagtaatattcttagcataaaagttagtaatatttttttcatcgaTAACTCAATTAagatatatgtatcacaaaatacgacccttgagatcgtctcataagtttttgtcattacATATAATGTTCTCTTCTTTaatgcaaaataaatatttttttcccttATTAAATAACTGTAATATATCTAGGTAAAAGATGCTAGATATTCCCCAAAGCGAAAGGAACAAATCCGATTAAAAGCCCTATTGCCAACTTGCAATTCTATTTGAATTTTCCAGCGTTTAATGAAATTCAAacacaaataatatttttatatttctaaAAAGTAAAAAACAACGTACGAAAAAGAAACATCACTAAATAACAAGTGGGCTTGTGTTCGTACAACAAGTTGGGGAGCAAGTTTGAGTATTTTAAATAACTTtataacatagcaataataaTAAATCTACTTGAGCGTAggtggaaaattaaaaattagattcttttcaTTTCATCATTTTCCACTTTAtgtaacatttttttttttgaaatgcaCTTTATGTAACATAAATTTGCAAGTAACAATTTTCagttttaataatttttcattaaatatgaTCGACATTGATGACGTGACATTTAAAATTGTTGATGTGATATAGACATTGTTATTAATTTGTCAGACATCATATCACAACTCCggtgaaaaaaaaatgaaaagacaAACAATGACTAACTCAGAAAACACCATATTTGTGTTATTTTATCGGTCATTAAACTAAAAATATCGTCTCAAACTTAGATGTTCAGTTATAAAACATCTACAGTAACATATGGATTTAAATAGGAAAAAAGTTTCAATTTGGTATGTGCACACGTAACATTAGTTGCAATGTAACAACTATATGATCTTCCATTTTAGAATTTATATTagataattaacattaatataATATTGATAATGCTATTTAAAGTTAATCTTTACAAAATTATACACACTTGCACTAAAAAATTAAGTAAAGTTGTACAGAATTATAATTCAGGGGAGACCGAGCTTGTAGCTCAATGGTCTCATCTTTTGTCGGATTAGTCAATTTCTCGGGTTCGATTCCCACTCTCCGTGTGagttgtaataataataaaaaaagaatTATAATCCAGTGATGCAATTCCTCTTTTCTGGTAATGTTCTGTAGTTATGGACAGATCGTAAAATAAAAGGAATTGcattttgtcaaaaaaaaaaatgtaaaaagcaggaatatttatttttaaaaatatacattAATCGTACTATGTATTAGTCTCtatagaaaaaataaaattatataaaaaggAAAAACTCCGGTCTattaggaaaaaaaataaaaataaaaattcagcaACATATAAAAaacttaataattaattaagatgatttattttaatttttggccAAATTTTCAGCGATGTGCGCAAGTGATACCAGGTTGCACCTCACAATTGTACCAACGAAAGCACAGGTTTCTTCCTTCGTATTTCCTTGGGGAATATCCACCACATACGATTCCACCACCACCGTCCCATTTGCCTCACCTCCGTCGAGTGCATGCAGAGTTGTGACGGAGCGGTAGTTCTGCAAGCGGTGGTCGCCGCCAACAACGCTGAAGCTCATCACGTGCTCCTCATCATCCAAGATCTCGAGTCTCTCGGTGCTGGACGCCGCTGGGAGGCCGGAGACCAGATGCACCTCCCGCAGCGTGCCCACTTCGCCGCCGCCGAGGATGACGTTGCAGCTCTTGAGGAAGTGCTTGTAGGCGTGCGGCTTGTCGAAGCGGCGGACTAAAGACCACACGGAGTCTATCGGAGCGTCGATCGCCTGGACCACCGTGGAGCAGCACTGGTTCGCCGCCACCGAGTGAGCGTGGTGGCGTAGCGAATTCTCCGGCAGGGGAATCTGATGGCCTGAGATTTCAGGCATTACCCAGGAGGGCTTCGGCTGTTTACTGTTGAAAGCGTCGGCTCCGCCAGTTTCTCCACCGCTAGTAGGGACCGTGTGGTGGATTGAGTTGATTCTTTGAAGCTGAAGAGAGGAAGACATTTTGGAGTTAATTTTTTTCAAGTATTGAAGAAAACGTTGATCAGACGGTGCTATGACAGTCACATAtacaatgtatatatataaatatatatatatatatatgaaaaaatattataatattaaaatattatgtttgtaACATGGTTTGATGTTTCCTgggaggaaaaaaaaaagaaaatgattTTGAACTCACGGGATATTGCATGTAGATCCACACCTTGCATGCACATCTTCTcaattgaaaaaatattattatcgtGTCCGAGTTAATGAAACATATGAATATTTGAACGACTTCGATTCTCTCTACTAACATTTTTTTCGAACAATTCTGTTACATAAGATTTGTCAGTGTAATTTATCTGATTAACATGTTATTATATTAACTTAGAGATTTTTCTAGTGTACACAAAAAAATAATGACCGTCGATTCAATCattgtcaaaaataaaaataatacaacTAAAATCTTATACATTAGTTAAGCAATTTGATGGGGAACTCAGTATAATGCCTCAGATCTATTGTTCGCCATTAGGTGATTCTATCCTCATTGAATTGACCCTTTGTACGTGAGCATCGGAAGGTAGTGGCTTGGATACTATCAAATGGTCTGATAAATGCTTTCGCTTTTAACTCAACGCTTCGAGTTTGATTCTCATGGATTGCATGAAATTTTTGGACCTATAACTTATATGTTTTCTATTTTTGTTCATATTGTCAATTAATTTATGGTCTTAATTcactaattttcattttttttaaattttagtaATTTTTGATCGGATTGTTAACATGTCACCATTTTGACGAAAGATTActgaaattgaaaaaaatatgtaaattaTTGGACAAAAACCTTGAATTAACAGATAACATGActgaaaattaaaagatatgtaAATTACGGGGCCAAAATTGTAATCCACTTTTGTTTGTATAAAATTGTGTTAAGAAatctattttttaatatatatatatatatatatatatatatatatatatatatatatatatatatatatgaaccattcatatcaatatatattgaattttatttatatagtcTTATTGTAAAATATGATGTAATTTTTTAGAGGACCCTAGAAAATGAAAATAGCAGTAGTGACTAAACTAAAAcagaaaaatcattttttattgATAAGAA is part of the Primulina eburnea isolate SZY01 chromosome 1, ASM2296580v1, whole genome shotgun sequence genome and encodes:
- the LOC140810764 gene encoding abscisic acid receptor PYL4-like: MSSSLQLQRINSIHHTVPTSGGETGGADAFNSKQPKPSWVMPEISGHQIPLPENSLRHHAHSVAANQCCSTVVQAIDAPIDSVWSLVRRFDKPHAYKHFLKSCNVILGGGEVGTLREVHLVSGLPAASSTERLEILDDEEHVMSFSVVGGDHRLQNYRSVTTLHALDGGEANGTVVVESYVVDIPQGNTKEETCAFVGTIVRCNLVSLAHIAENLAKN